Proteins encoded within one genomic window of Halalkalibacillus sediminis:
- a CDS encoding STAS domain-containing protein: protein MKINLTIVGKTITKNRSSITDKILYSLDSQPKKLFYEASNDRSLMEGLIHTIGGRLEYGDRYYSFSRIQDIGREAGSESLHNEEMLHLTFTIITYVSEHIWNMLETSEVKELLTKEDIMYVHKEIETTILQLMIGYVNSFIKLYKKASEEADNEVNELSVPIIKIDDHIGVCPVIGKLSSNRAAVLMDQTLRKAAIEEYEYLILDLSGLVVVDNLVAKYLFDTVYSMELIGIKVIFTGVRAQLAMASVNLEFDLAKQKTYSNVKQALKSLNTTQK, encoded by the coding sequence ATGAAAATAAACTTAACTATAGTTGGTAAAACTATCACTAAAAATCGAAGTTCGATCACAGATAAAATTTTATACTCCTTAGATTCTCAACCTAAGAAATTATTTTATGAGGCATCAAATGACCGTAGTTTGATGGAAGGATTGATTCACACAATTGGTGGACGTCTCGAATATGGAGATCGCTATTATTCTTTCTCTCGAATTCAAGATATTGGGCGCGAGGCAGGAAGTGAAAGCTTACATAATGAAGAAATGCTTCATCTGACTTTCACAATCATTACCTATGTAAGTGAGCATATTTGGAATATGCTTGAAACAAGTGAGGTCAAAGAATTACTCACAAAGGAAGACATCATGTATGTTCATAAGGAAATTGAAACAACCATTCTCCAATTAATGATAGGTTATGTAAATAGCTTCATTAAGTTATACAAGAAGGCTTCCGAAGAGGCTGATAATGAAGTAAACGAATTATCCGTTCCAATCATTAAAATCGATGACCATATTGGAGTTTGTCCTGTAATAGGAAAGCTTAGTAGCAATCGAGCAGCAGTATTAATGGATCAAACGTTAAGGAAAGCTGCAATAGAAGAGTATGAGTATTTGATTCTTGATTTGTCTGGCTTAGTAGTCGTGGATAATTTAGTAGCTAAATATCTCTTCGACACTGTTTACTCTATGGAGTTAATTGGAATTAAAGTCATCTTTACGGGTGTACGTGCTCAATTAGCGATGGCTTCAGTAAATTTAGAGTTTGATTTAGCCAAGCAGAAAACATACTCAAATGTGAAACAAGCCTTAAAATCGTTAAATACCACCCAGAAATAG
- a CDS encoding CAP domain-containing protein gives MKKLRTSIMALVAVLLSLTLITGQVHAGQQSNGEDYQQRVVVKYNFQWSNSDLQNIQLKGFEDLEKKLQQFDFGQFNLNDFDSNFNWQQLEERKQEEPQVDEPAPQEQEQQEQPADQEPTEEQAPEEPVEQEEASQPEESAAEENQQQVEEPAASDVHAYEQQVAELVNQERQKHGLQPVELSSELSNVARDKSQDMATNNYFSHQSPTYGSPFDMMQAYGIDYRTAGENIAKGQRSPEQVMNGWMNSEGHRANILNENFTHIGVGYVESNGSTYWTQMFIGK, from the coding sequence TTGAAGAAACTTCGTACAAGTATCATGGCCTTAGTCGCTGTCCTGTTATCTTTAACTCTTATTACAGGTCAAGTACATGCGGGCCAGCAATCTAATGGGGAAGATTACCAACAACGAGTTGTTGTAAAATATAATTTCCAGTGGAGCAATAGTGATTTACAAAACATTCAATTGAAAGGCTTTGAAGATTTAGAGAAAAAGCTACAGCAATTTGACTTTGGACAATTCAACTTGAATGACTTTGATTCAAACTTTAATTGGCAACAACTTGAGGAACGTAAGCAAGAAGAGCCTCAGGTAGACGAACCAGCACCTCAAGAACAAGAGCAGCAAGAACAACCTGCAGATCAAGAGCCTACTGAGGAACAGGCTCCTGAAGAACCTGTAGAACAAGAAGAAGCTAGTCAACCGGAAGAGTCAGCAGCTGAAGAAAACCAACAACAAGTGGAAGAACCTGCTGCTAGTGACGTGCATGCTTATGAACAACAAGTAGCTGAGTTAGTAAACCAAGAGAGACAAAAGCACGGTTTGCAACCTGTAGAGCTTTCAAGTGAATTAAGTAATGTTGCACGTGATAAATCACAAGACATGGCTACAAATAATTACTTTAGCCATCAGTCACCGACTTATGGTTCACCATTTGATATGATGCAAGCTTACGGTATTGATTACCGCACAGCCGGTGAAAATATCGCGAAGGGTCAACGCTCACCAGAGCAGGTCATGAATGGATGGATGAATAGTGAAGGGCACCGTGCAAATATATTAAATGAAAACTTCACACACATTGGTGTAGGGTATGTGGAATCAAATGGTTCAACGTATTGGACACAAATGTTCATTGGAAAATAA
- a CDS encoding histidine phosphatase family protein: MTSICLIRHGETDWNKQKRLQGATDIPLNDTGIQQANEVRRLLRDSDWDLIVTSPLSRAKRTAEIINEDLQLPLLELDELKERSFGIGEGMFFEDIKGKYPNREFENKEPTEDFQFRIMQGIDQLSEKYPSKKILLVAHGAVINMILSIVSKGEIGTGKTRLVNACLSNIQHNRSEWTIQNYNQIDHLSDFQQ; encoded by the coding sequence ATGACTTCAATCTGCTTAATAAGACATGGTGAAACAGATTGGAATAAGCAAAAAAGGTTGCAAGGTGCGACAGATATACCATTGAACGACACAGGAATCCAACAGGCTAATGAAGTTCGTCGATTACTAAGGGATTCCGATTGGGACTTAATTGTTACCAGCCCCCTTTCTCGTGCAAAAAGAACAGCTGAAATCATCAACGAAGACCTCCAACTACCTCTATTAGAGTTGGATGAATTGAAAGAAAGATCATTTGGAATAGGAGAAGGGATGTTTTTCGAAGATATCAAGGGAAAATACCCAAACCGTGAATTCGAAAATAAGGAGCCGACCGAAGATTTTCAGTTTAGAATCATGCAAGGTATTGATCAACTGAGTGAGAAGTACCCTAGCAAAAAGATATTATTAGTTGCTCACGGCGCAGTTATAAACATGATTCTCTCTATTGTTTCTAAAGGGGAAATAGGTACAGGCAAAACCAGATTAGTCAATGCATGCTTAAGTAACATTCAACATAACCGCTCAGAATGGACCATCCAAAACTACAATCAGATTGACCATTTGTCTGATTTCCAACAATAA